A genomic region of Ictidomys tridecemlineatus isolate mIctTri1 chromosome 10, mIctTri1.hap1, whole genome shotgun sequence contains the following coding sequences:
- the Nlrc3 gene encoding NLR family CARD domain-containing protein 3 — protein MRKQEVWTGGEASQAHSTGSPAEQVKALVDLLAWKGSQGGQTPQVPDRTPDSPLGPRSNDSRIRRYREALLSRMGGGPELNGPPPRLASLLLVEGLTDLQLREHDFTQVEATRGQQRPARPIGLDRLFLPLSRVSIPPRISITVGVAGMGKTTLVRHFVRLWAQGQVGRDFLLVLPLTFRDLNIHEKLSADRLLRSVFPNTGEAGLDVATQARVLLVLDGLDECKTPLDFSNTVACTDPKKEIQVDHLITNIVRGNLFPKVSVWITSRPSVAGQIPGGLVDRMTEIRGFTEEEIKVCLERMFPEEQTLLGQVLSQVQADRALYLMCTIPAFCNLTGAALGHLCRSRPALQDAELWPPRTLCELYSWYFRMALSREGQEKGKVSPRIEQVAHGGRKMVGTLGRLAFHGLVKRKYVFYEQDMKAFGVDLTLLQGALCSCFLQREETLASSVAYCFTHLSLQEFVAAAYYYSASRRAIFDLFTESGMSWPRLGFLTHFRSAALRAMQAEDGRLDVFLRFLSGLLSPRVNALLAGSLLAQGEHQSYRAQVAELLQGCLHRDTAVCARAVNVLHCLNELQHTELVRSMAEAMESGALARLTGPAHRAALAYLLQVSDTCAREANLSLCLSQGVLQSLLPQLLYCRSLRLDTNQFQDPVMELLGSVLSGKDCRIQKISLAENQISNKGAKALARSLLVNRSLTTLDLRSNTIGPQGAKALAEALKINRTLTSLSLQSNMIKDDGARFMAESLASNQTLSLLHLQKNSIGPTGAQRMAEALRQNRSLKELMFSSNSIGDGGAKALAEALKVNQGLESLDLQSNSISDAGVAMLMEALGVNQTLLSLNLRENSISPEGAQALAHALCINSSLKHLDLTANLLHDQGAQAIAVAVGKNHTLKSLHLQWNFIQASAARALGQALLLNSSLTSLDLQENAIGDEGASAVASALKANTALTALYLQVASIGAPGAQALGEALAVNRTLEILDLRGNAIGVAGAKALASSLKINSSLRRLNLQENSLGMDGAICIASALSGNHGLQHINLQGNQVGDSGARMISEAIKTKAPSCTVKM, from the exons ATGAGGAAGCAGGAGGTGTGGACAGGCGGGGAGGCCAGCCAGGCCCACAGCACCGGCTCCCCAGCTGAGCAGGTGAAAGCCCTTGTGGACCTGCTGGCCTGGAAGGGCAGTCAGGGTGGTCAGACCCCTCAGGTTCCTGACAGGACACCGGACTCCCCACTGGGTCCTCGCAGCAATG ATTCAAGGATCCGGAGGTACCGCGAGGCCCTGCTGAGCAGGATGGGAGGCGGCCCAGAGCTGAACGGCCCACCGCCCCGGCTGGCCAGCCTCCTGCTGGTGGAGGGCCTGACAGACCTGCAGCTGAGAGAGCACGACTTCACACAAGTGGAAGCCACACGTGGCCAGCAGCGCCCTGCTCGGCCCATTGGGCTGGACAGGctcttcctgcctctgtcccGGGTGTCCATTCCGCCCCGAATCTCCATCACCGTTGGGGTGGCTGGCATGGGGAAGACCACCCTGGTGAGGCACTTTGTCCGCCTCTGGGCCCaagggcaggtgggcagggacTTTCTGCTGGTACTGCCCTTGACCTTCAGGGATCTCAACATCCACGAGAAGCTATCTGCAGACAGACTCCTCCGCTCTGTCTTCCCAAATACTGGGGAGGCTGGCCTGGATGTGGCCACCCAAGCCAGAGTCCTCCTGGTCCTGGACGGCCTGGACGAGTGTAAAACACCTTTGGACTTCTCCAACACGGTGGCCTGCACAGACCCCAAGAAGGAGATTCAGGTGGACCACCTGATCACCAACATTGTCCGAGGCAACCTCTTTCCAAAAGTTTCTGTTTGGATcacctcccgccccagtgtggcTGGCCAGATCCCAGGGGGCCTGGTAGACCGGATGACTGAGATCCGAGGCTTCACGGAGGAGGAGATCAAGGTGTGTTTGGAGCGGATGTTCCCTGAGGAACAGACCCTCCTGGGCCAGGTCCTGAGCCAGGTGCAGGCCGACAGGGCCCTGTATCTGATGTGCACCATCCCAGCCTTCTGCAATCTCACGGGCGCAGCACTGGGCCACTTGTGTCGCAGCAGGCCAGCACTCCAGGACGCAGAGCTGTGGCCTCCACGGACCCTGTGTGAGCTCTACTCTTGGTACTTTcgaatggccctcagcagggaagggcaggagaAGGGCAAGGTGAGCCCTCGGATTGAGCAGGTAGCCCATGGTGGTCGCAAGATGGTGGGGACGCTGGGCCGGCTGGCCTTCCACGGGCTGGTCAAGAGGAAGTACGTGTTTTATGAGCAAGACATGAAGGCGTTTGGCGTGGACCTCACTCTGTTGCAGGGCGCCCTGTGTAGCTGCTTTCTGCAGCGGGAGGAGACGCTGGCCTCCTCGGTGGCTTACTGTTTCACCCACCTGTCCCTGCAGGAGTTTGTGGCAGCCGCGTATTACTACAGCGCCTCCAGGAGGGCCATCTTTGACCTATTCACTGAGAGCGGCATGTCCTggcccaggctgggcttcctcACGCATTTCAGGAGTGCAGCCCTTCGGGCCATGCAGGCTGAGGACGGGAGACTGGACGTGTTCCTGCGCTTCCTCTCTGGCCTCTTGTCTCCAAGGGTTAATGCCCTGCTGGCTGGCTCCCTGCTGGCCCAGGGCGAGCACCAGAGCTACAGGGCCCAGGTGGCTGAGCTCCTGCAGGGGTGCCTGCACCGTGATACTGCAGTTTGTGCCCGTGCAGTCAATGTCCTGCACTGCCTGAACGAGCTGCAGCACACGGAGCTGGTCCGCAGCATGGCGGAGGCCATGGAGAGTGGGGCCCTAGCCAGGCTAACCGGCCCTGCACACCGTGCTGCCCTGGCCTATCTCCTGCAGGTGTCTGACACCTGCGCCCGGGAGGCCAACCTGTCCCTGTGCCTCAGCCAGGGTGTCCTCCAGAGcctgctgccccagctgctctACTGCCGGAGCCTCAG GCTGGATACCAACCAGTTCCAGGACCCCGTGATGGAGTTGCTGGGCAGCGTTCTGAGTGGGAAGGACTGTCGCATTCAGAAGATCAG CCTGGCTGAGAACCAGATCAGTAACAAAGGGGCCAAAGCTCTGGCCAGATCCCTCCTGGTCAACAGAAGTCTGACGACTCTGGA CCTCCGCAGTAACACCATTGGACCACAGGGAGCCAAGGCGCTGGCTGAAGCTCTGAAGATTAACCGCACTCTGACCTCTCTGAG CCTCCAGAGCAACATGATCAAGGACGATGGTGCCAGGTTCATGGCGGAGTCCTTGGCCTCCAACCAGACCCTCTCCCTGCTGCA CCTACAGAAAAATAGCATTGGGCCCACAGGAGCCCAGCGGATGGCAGAAGCCTTGAGGCAGAACAGGAGTCTGAAGGAGCTCAT GTTCTCCAGTAACAGCATTGGTGATGGAGGTGCCAAGGCCCTAGCTGAGGCCCTAAAGGTGAACCAGGGCCTGGAGAGCCTGGA CCTGCAGAGCAACTCCATCAGTGATGCGGGAGTGGCCATGCTGATGGAGGCCCTTGGTGTCAACCAGACCCTCCTCAGCCTCAA cCTTCGAGAAAACTCCATCAGTCCTGAGGGAGCCCAGGCCCTGGCTCATGCTCTCTGCATCAACAGCTCTTTGAAACATCTGGA CCTGACAGCCAACCTCCTCCATGACCAGGGTGCCCAGGCCATTGCAGTAGCAGTGGGAAAAAACCACACCCTCAAGTCCCTTCA CCTGCAGTGGAACTTCATCCAGGCCAGTGCTGCCAGGGCCCTGGGACAAGCACTTCTGCTCAACAGCAGCCTGACCAGCTTAGA CTTACAGGAGAACGCCATTGGGGATGAGGGAGCTTCTGCGGTGGCCAGTGCGCTAAAGGCAAACACAGCCCTCACTGCTCTCTA CCTCCAGGTGGCCTCCATTGGTGCACCAGGGGCCCAGGCACTGGGGGAAGCCCTGGCTGTGAACAGAACGCTGGAGATTCTTGA CTTACGAGGAAATGCCATTGGAGTGGCAGGAGCGAAGGCCCTGGCCAGCTCACTGAAGATTAACTCCAGTCTCCGAAGGCTTAA TCTTCAAGAGAACTCCTTGGGGATGGATGGGGCCATATGCATTGCCAGTGCTCTGTCTGGGAACCATGGTCTGCAGCACATCAA TCTCCAGGGAAATCAAGTTGGGGACTCTGGTGCCAGGATGATCTCAGAAGCTATCAAGACCAAAGCTCCCTCATGCACTGTGAAGATGTGA